CTCTCCGCCGACGATTCCGGCGCCACTGAGGCGGTGTCAGCCGCGTCTAGGGGAGCGACGCGGCGCATCCTCCTGGCGGATGATAACCAGACCAATCGCTTTCTTCTGGACCGGATGCTGGCGGACGGCGTTCTGGACTACAGGATCGTCGAGGACGGGGCCGAGGCGGTCGCGGCGCAGGCAGAAGGACGGTTCGACGCGGTGGTGCTCGACATCTCGATGCCGGTGCTCGACGGCATCGGCGCGGCCGCCGCGATCCGGGCCGCCGAAGCCGAGGCCGGTCTGGCGCCGGTTCCTCTGCTCGCTTTGACGGCGCATACGGGCGACGAAATGGGTGAGCGCCTGCGCGCGGCCGGCTTCGTCGCGCATCTGACGAAACCGCTCAAGAAGCAGGTTCTGCTGGAGGCGCTCGAGGCGGCTTGGGCCACGCAAGGCGCGCCTGGTCAGCCGAGCGTCACCTCGTAGCGGCCCGTCACGATCTCGCGCCGGTTGGTGATGGGCCCGTGGGTCAGGCGCCGCGCCACCGGATGGTCGGCCGCGAGCGCCCCGATGCGCACCAGCAGCGCCGCGATCACGGCTTCGGCTGCGCGGGTTCCGCCATCGGCGATCTTCAGCGCGATCCCTCGGTCGAGTTCGGGTATAATCGCCACATAGACTGCCTCAGCGCCGGTCTTGACCGCGACGCGTCCCCCCATCGCACGCATCAGGTCGGTGCAGGCCCGCGTCTCGCCCGCGACCATCTCGGGATGGGTCGCCATCGCGGCGACCAGCCGCGCCATCGCCTCGGCCCGCGTCCCGCCGCCCGCGCGTGCGGCCGCGAACCGGCCCATCGCCCCGCCGAAGGCCGAAAGCCGGGTCGCGAAATTCGGCGCCGAACAGCCGTCGATGCCGTAACCCGGACTGTCCATGTCCGTGACCTCTTCAAAGGCGGCCCGGACGGCCGTCTGGACCGGATGCGCGGCGTCGACGTAGTCCGGCCCCGCGCCCAGATGCCGCCCGAGCATCAGGAAGCCGCAATGCTTGCCCGAGCAATTGTTGTGAAGCTGGCAGGGCGCGTCCTCTGCCCGGATCAGGCGGTCCCGCTCGGGGCGGTCGTCGGGCCATTGCGACCCGCAGCGCAGGTCGCTCTCCGACAGACCCATACCGGCGAGCCAGCTCGCTGCCGCCTCGCGGTGGATGGCGGCGCCATTGTGTGACGCGCAGGCGAAGGCCAGCTGTCGGTCGTCGAGATCGCGCCCCGCCCCGGATTCCAAGAGCGGCAGCGCCTGGATCATCTTGGCGGAGGAGCGCGGATAGATCACGACGCCCGGCGCGCCCCAGCTTTCGATCACCGCCCCGGATCCGTCGCAGATCACCGCGTGCCCACGATGCACCGACTCGACCCGATCGCCCCGGATCACCTGCACGAGGTCGACCGCATCTCCGCTGATCCTGTCCATATCGCCTCCATGCGCGATTTTCCGCCGCACGGGCTTCCCCCGTGGCCTCCGCCTGCGCTAACACCGGGTTGCGAAATTGGGAACCACGCGAGGCCCATGCCCGCGATCCGGGCCAACCCGGACGGGGGCGGCCTCACGCGACGTGAAGAGGCAGTGACAGACATGACTCACAAGGCGATGGCCCCCGCGATCCTGGCCGCCCTGCTCTGTGTGACCCCCGTGGTCGCGCAGGAGAGTGCGAACCGCGTCAACACCGAGACGGACTGGTCCGTCTTCGTCGAGGACAATCCGACGCAATGCTGGATCGTTTCGGCGCCGAAATCGATCCGCAATACGCGCGACGGCCGCGAGGTCGCGGCCCGGCGCGGCGATATCCGCCTGTTCGTCAGCTACTGGCCCGGCTCAGAGAAGAAGGGCGAGGTGTCGGCGACCGGCGGATACCCCTATGCCGACGGCTCGACCGTGACGCTGCAGATCGGCTCGGATTCCTTCGAACTCTTCACCGATGGCGAGCTGGCCTGGGCCGCGTCGCCCACCGATGACGAGCGGATCGTCGCCTCGATGCGCCGCGGCGCCGAGGCGGTGGTCTCGGGCCGGTCGGGCCGAGGCACGCAGACGCAGGACACGTTCAGCCTTCTGGGCTTCACCGCGGCCGTTGCCGATGCCGAGGCCCGCTGCGGCAGCTAGGCACGGCCATTTGAGTTCTCGCGCGGGCGCTCCTATATGGGGCGCCCGTTTACGTTTCGGCCCCTGCCCCCGGAGTATGCCATGAAAGCGCCCGTCACCCCGGACGTCCTGACCGTGCCCCGCAAGGAGGTGATGGACCGTCCGAACCTGATCGGCATGACCCGCGACGCCCTGCGCGCCGCGCTGATCGAGATTGGCATCCCGGAGCGGCAGGCAAAGATGCGGGTCGGCCAGATCTGGCAATGGCTCTATCATTGGGGCGTGCGCGATTTCGCAGCGATGACCAACCTGTCGAAGGACATTCGCGCCAAGCTCGCCGACCGGTTCACGGTCGACCTGCCCGAGGTGGTGACGCGGCAGGTCTCCGGGGATGGAACGCGCAAGTACTTGGTGCGCATCGCGGGCGGGCACGAGGTCGAGGTCGTCTACATCCCCGAGGAGGGGCGCGGCACGCTGTGTGTGTCGAGCCAGGTCGGCTGCACGCTGACCTGTTCGTTCTGCCATACGGGCACCCAGAAGCTGGTGCGCAACCTGACGGCCGGTGAGATCGTGGGCCAGGTCATGCTGGCGCGCGACGACCTCGAGGAATGGCCCGAGCCGGGCACCGGCACCGGCGACAAGGGCCCGCGCCTTTTGTCGAACATCGTGCTGATGGGCATGGGCGAGCCGCTCTACAATTTCGAGAATGTCCGCGACGCGATGCGGATCGTGATGGATGGCGAGGGCATCGCGTTGGGCCGCCGTCGCATCACCCTCTCGACCAGCGGTGTCGTCCCCGAGATCGCGCGCACCGCGCAGGAGATCGGGTGCCTTCTGGCCGTCAGCTTCCATGCCACGACCGACGCGGTGCGCGACGTACTCGTGCCGATCAACAAGCGCTGGAACATCGACGCGTTGCTCGATGCGCTGCGCGACTATCCGAAGGCCACCAATTCCGAACGGATCACCTTCGAATACGTGATGCTGGACGGCATCAACGATAGCGACGAAGACGCCCATCGGCTGGTCGAGCTGCTGGACGGCATCCCGGCCAAGGTGAACCTGATCCCGTTCAACGAATGGCCCGGCGCGCCGTATACGCGATCGTCGAACAATCGCATCCGCGCCTTCGCGACGATCCTGATGCAGGCGGGCTATGCCTCGCCCATCCGCACGCCGCGCGGTGAGGACATCATGGCGGCCTGCGGCCAGCTGAAATCCGCGACCGAACGCCAGCGAAAGAGCCGGGCACAGATCGCCGCCGAAGCCGGGCTCTAGACGCGACCGGCGCTAGCGGTGCCGGCGAAAGCGGCGCGGCAGAAGGATGTCGAGCACGAAGCGGACGGGATCGATCTCGGTCATGGCAGGCTCCTTCGGGTCTCGGGCCGCCAGATAGTGCGGGCGCGTGACATGGCCATGACGATCCGCCACGGGGATCGCGGCGCGGCGATCAGGCTGCCGCGAAGGCCTCCCAGTGGTAACCCTGAAGATAGAGCAGCGTCGTCAGGTCGCCGTGATTGACGCGAAGCCCGGCCTCGGCTTGCACGGCGGGCTTGGCGTGAAGTGCCACGCCCATCCCCGCCCGCGTCAGCATCCCGAGGTCGTTGGCCCCGTCGCCGACCGCGATCACGTCGGCCGCGGTTACACCCATCTCGGCGGTCAGCTCTTCGAGCGCCTGAACCTTGGCCGCGCGCCCGAGGATCGGATCGGCGACGCGCCCGGTCAGGCGGCCGCCTTCGGTCAGGAGGGTATTCGCCCGGTTCCAATCGAAGCCCAGCCGCGCGGCGATGGCCTGCGTGAAGGCGGTGAATCCTCCCGAGACCAGCGCGGCCTTCGCACCATGGGCCTTCATCGTCGCCAAGAGGACCGGCCCGCCCGGCATCAGGTCGATCCGGTCGCGCAGGACGGCCTCGATCACCCCTTCGTCCAACCCCTCCAGCAAGCCGACCCTCTCGCGCAACGCGCCTTCGAAGTCGATCTCGCCGTTCATCGCGCGGGCCGTGATGGCCGCCACGCGTGCCCCGACGCCCGCCTCGTCCGCCAGCTCGTCGATGCATTCCTGCCGGATCATCGTCGAGTCCATGTCGGCCAGAAGCAGACGCTTCTGCCGCCCCTCGCGGGGTACGATGTTGAGGTCGATGCCCATGCCGTCCATCTCGGCGCGCGTTGCTTCAAGGGTGTCGGGCAGGCGGTCGAGGTCGAATTCGGCGGCGCGGTCCCGGTCCAGCCAGCGTGCGTCGCCTCCGCCCCAGCCATTGCGCAACGCCTCGACCAGCGGGATCTCGATCACGGGGGCGGCGGCGGTGAGAACGATGGTGTGCATGGGCGTTTCCGATAGGCGACGGGAGCAGGGCGCGCAGCCCCGGTTTCCCGCCGACTAGCGCCATTATGCGCCTTGCGCGACCCCTCGGCCCCCGATAGCGACGGCGGCGGGACACCCTTCCCCAACGAAGGGCACATATCTGCAAGGATAGACATGACTGCGACGAACACCCCGGCCACGCGGCCGGCCAATCCGCGTTTCTCCTCCGGCCCCTGCGCCAAGCACCCCGGCTGGACCCTCTCCGCACTCGATGATGCGCCCCTCGGCCGCTCGCACCGCGCGAGCGTCGGCAAGGCCAAGCTCAAGGCCGCGATCGACCGGACCCACACGCTTCTGGGCCTGCCCGACGACTACCGCGTCGGCATCGTGCCCGCCTCGGATACCGGCGCCTACGAGATGGCAATGTGGACGATGCTCGGCCAACGTCCCGTGACCATGATGGCCTGGGAGAGCTTCGGCACGGGCTGGGTCACCGATGCCGTCAAGCAACTGAACCTCGACGCGACCGTGATGGAGGCGCCCTACGGCGCGCTTCCCGATCTGGGCGCGGTCGACTGGAACACCGACGTCTGCTTCACCTGGAACGGCACCACGAGCGGCGTGCGCGTGCCCGACGGCGACTGGATCTCCGCCGACCGCGCGGGGCTGACGCTGTGTGACGCCACCAGTGCGGCCTTCGCGATGGACCTGCCCTGGGACAAGCTCGATGTGACGACGTTCAGCTGGCAGAAGGTGCTGGGCGGCGAGGGCGCGCACGGCGTCATCATCCTGAGCCCCCGTGCCGTCGAACGGCTGGAAAGCTACACCCCCGCCTGGCCGCTGCCGAAGATCTTCCGCCTGACGAAAGGCGGCAAGCTGATCGAGGGGATCTTCTCGGGTGCGACGATCAACACGCCATCGATGCTCTGCGTCGAGGATTACCTCGCCGCGCTCGACTGGGCCGAGGGCGAGGGCCTGTCGGGCCTGATCGACCGCGCCACGGCCAACGCGACGGCCATCTGGGACTTCTGCGAGACGCGGGACTGGATCGCGAACCTCGCGTCGGACCCGGCGACGCGCTCGACCACCAGCGTCTGCCTGACCATCGACGCGCCCGAGGGCACGTCCAAGCGCATCGCCAAGCGGCTCGAGGCGGAGGGCGTGGCTCTCGATATCGGCAGCTATCGCGATGCACCCGAAGGCCTGCGCATCTGGTGCGGCTCGACGGTCGAGACCTCGGACATCGAGGCGCTGCTGCCCTGGATCGACTGGACGTATCACGCCGAGACCGCCGCCTGATCCCATCTCCGGGCCAACGGCCCGCCCGAACCCTGAAGAAGGAGCCCGACATGGCCCCCAAAGTCCTCGTGAGCGACAAGCTCTCCGAAACCGCAGTCCAGATCTTCCGCGATCGCGGCATCGACGTCACCTTCGACCCCAGCCTCGGCAAGGACAAGGACAAGCTCCTGTCCGTGATCGGCGAGTATGACGGCCTCGCCTTCCGGTCGGCCACCAAGGTCACCGAGAAGCTGCTCGAGGCCGCGCCCAACCTCAAGGTCGTCGGCCGTGCCGGCATCGGCACCGACAATGTCGACAAGGCCGCAGCGTCGAAGCGCGGCGTGATCGTGATGAACACGCCCTACGGCAACATGATCACCACTGCCGAGCATGCGATCGCCATGATGTTCGCCGTCGCCCGCCAGATCCCGGAGGCCAGCGCTTCGACCCATGCGGGCAAGTGGGAGAAGTCGCGCTTCATGGGGGTCGAGCTGACCGGCAAGACGCTGGGCGTGATCGGCGCGGGCAATATCGGTGGCATCGTCTGCCAGAAGGCGGTGGGCCTCGGGATGAAAGTCGTGGCGTACGATCCCTTCCTGTCGGAGGAACGCGCGACCGACCTGCGCGTCCAGAAGGTCGAGCTGGACGAGCTTCTGTCCCGCGCCGACGTCATCACCCTGCACGTGCCCCTGACCGACCAGACGCGCAACATCCTCTCGGCCGAGGCGCTGGCCCGGACGAAGCCGGGCGTGCGGATCATCAATTGCGCGCGCGGCGGTCTCGTGGACGAGGCGGCATTGGCCGAGCTGCTTAAGACCGGCCATGTCGCCGGCGCAGGCTTCGATGTGTTCGAGACCGAGCCCGCGACCGACAGCCCGCTCTTCAACCTGCCCAACGTGGTCGTGACGCCCCATCTGGGTGCCGCCACCACCGAGGCGCAGGAGAACGTGGCCCTGCAGGTGGCCGAACAGATGGCCGACTACCTCCTGACGGGCGCGGTCTCGAACGCGCTCAACATGCCGTCGGTCACCGCCGAGGAGGCCAAGGTCATGGGCCCCTGGATCAAGCTGGCCGACCATCTGGGCGCCTTCGTGGGCCAGATGACCGACGAGCCGATCGAGGCGATCGAAGTCCTCTACAACGGCACGGTCGCCGACATGAACCTCGAGGCGCTGAACTGCTCGGCCATCGCGGGCGTGATGAAGGCCACGAACCCGGATGTGAACATGGTGTCGGCCCCCGTTCTGGCGCGCGAGCGTGGCGTGGACCTGTCGACCACGCGGCAGGACAAGTCGGGCGTCTTCGACGGCTACATCAAGCTGATCGTCCGCACCAAGACCCGCGAACGGTCCATTGCGGGCACCGTCTTCACCGACGGCAAGCCGCGCTTCATCCAGATCAAGGGCATCAATATCGACGCCGAGATCGGGGCCCACATGCTCTACACCACGAACGAGGACGTGCCGGGCATCATCGGCACGCTGGGCCAGACGATGGGCGACAACGGCGTCAACATCGCGAACTTCACGCTCGGCCGTTCGGATCGCGGGCGCGAGGCGATCGCGCTGCTCTATCTCGACGAGC
This portion of the uncultured Jannaschia sp. genome encodes:
- a CDS encoding asparaginase gives rise to the protein MDRISGDAVDLVQVIRGDRVESVHRGHAVICDGSGAVIESWGAPGVVIYPRSSAKMIQALPLLESGAGRDLDDRQLAFACASHNGAAIHREAAASWLAGMGLSESDLRCGSQWPDDRPERDRLIRAEDAPCQLHNNCSGKHCGFLMLGRHLGAGPDYVDAAHPVQTAVRAAFEEVTDMDSPGYGIDGCSAPNFATRLSAFGGAMGRFAAARAGGGTRAEAMARLVAAMATHPEMVAGETRACTDLMRAMGGRVAVKTGAEAVYVAIIPELDRGIALKIADGGTRAAEAVIAALLVRIGALAADHPVARRLTHGPITNRREIVTGRYEVTLG
- the rlmN gene encoding 23S rRNA (adenine(2503)-C(2))-methyltransferase RlmN, whose amino-acid sequence is MKAPVTPDVLTVPRKEVMDRPNLIGMTRDALRAALIEIGIPERQAKMRVGQIWQWLYHWGVRDFAAMTNLSKDIRAKLADRFTVDLPEVVTRQVSGDGTRKYLVRIAGGHEVEVVYIPEEGRGTLCVSSQVGCTLTCSFCHTGTQKLVRNLTAGEIVGQVMLARDDLEEWPEPGTGTGDKGPRLLSNIVLMGMGEPLYNFENVRDAMRIVMDGEGIALGRRRITLSTSGVVPEIARTAQEIGCLLAVSFHATTDAVRDVLVPINKRWNIDALLDALRDYPKATNSERITFEYVMLDGINDSDEDAHRLVELLDGIPAKVNLIPFNEWPGAPYTRSSNNRIRAFATILMQAGYASPIRTPRGEDIMAACGQLKSATERQRKSRAQIAAEAGL
- a CDS encoding invasion associated locus B family protein, yielding MAPAILAALLCVTPVVAQESANRVNTETDWSVFVEDNPTQCWIVSAPKSIRNTRDGREVAARRGDIRLFVSYWPGSEKKGEVSATGGYPYADGSTVTLQIGSDSFELFTDGELAWAASPTDDERIVASMRRGAEAVVSGRSGRGTQTQDTFSLLGFTAAVADAEARCGS
- the serB gene encoding phosphoserine phosphatase SerB — encoded protein: MHTIVLTAAAPVIEIPLVEALRNGWGGGDARWLDRDRAAEFDLDRLPDTLEATRAEMDGMGIDLNIVPREGRQKRLLLADMDSTMIRQECIDELADEAGVGARVAAITARAMNGEIDFEGALRERVGLLEGLDEGVIEAVLRDRIDLMPGGPVLLATMKAHGAKAALVSGGFTAFTQAIAARLGFDWNRANTLLTEGGRLTGRVADPILGRAAKVQALEELTAEMGVTAADVIAVGDGANDLGMLTRAGMGVALHAKPAVQAEAGLRVNHGDLTTLLYLQGYHWEAFAAA
- the serA gene encoding phosphoglycerate dehydrogenase; translation: MAPKVLVSDKLSETAVQIFRDRGIDVTFDPSLGKDKDKLLSVIGEYDGLAFRSATKVTEKLLEAAPNLKVVGRAGIGTDNVDKAAASKRGVIVMNTPYGNMITTAEHAIAMMFAVARQIPEASASTHAGKWEKSRFMGVELTGKTLGVIGAGNIGGIVCQKAVGLGMKVVAYDPFLSEERATDLRVQKVELDELLSRADVITLHVPLTDQTRNILSAEALARTKPGVRIINCARGGLVDEAALAELLKTGHVAGAGFDVFETEPATDSPLFNLPNVVVTPHLGAATTEAQENVALQVAEQMADYLLTGAVSNALNMPSVTAEEAKVMGPWIKLADHLGAFVGQMTDEPIEAIEVLYNGTVADMNLEALNCSAIAGVMKATNPDVNMVSAPVLARERGVDLSTTRQDKSGVFDGYIKLIVRTKTRERSIAGTVFTDGKPRFIQIKGINIDAEIGAHMLYTTNEDVPGIIGTLGQTMGDNGVNIANFTLGRSDRGREAIALLYLDEQPPAAVLEKLRATGMFRTVAPLRFDA
- a CDS encoding phosphoserine transaminase; protein product: MTATNTPATRPANPRFSSGPCAKHPGWTLSALDDAPLGRSHRASVGKAKLKAAIDRTHTLLGLPDDYRVGIVPASDTGAYEMAMWTMLGQRPVTMMAWESFGTGWVTDAVKQLNLDATVMEAPYGALPDLGAVDWNTDVCFTWNGTTSGVRVPDGDWISADRAGLTLCDATSAAFAMDLPWDKLDVTTFSWQKVLGGEGAHGVIILSPRAVERLESYTPAWPLPKIFRLTKGGKLIEGIFSGATINTPSMLCVEDYLAALDWAEGEGLSGLIDRATANATAIWDFCETRDWIANLASDPATRSTTSVCLTIDAPEGTSKRIAKRLEAEGVALDIGSYRDAPEGLRIWCGSTVETSDIEALLPWIDWTYHAETAA